In one Cercospora beticola chromosome 1, complete sequence genomic region, the following are encoded:
- the SUB2 gene encoding Suppressor of the cold-sensitive snRNP biogenesis mutant brr1-1 (BUSCO:EOG09262E4Q), with protein sequence MSGEEDLIDYSDEELQPTDGAAGATGATAASNGDAKKGDLTVSGAGADKGKGSYVGVHSQSFRDFLLKPELLKAITDCGFEHPSEVQQVCIPQAILGTDVLCQAKSGLGKTAVFVLSTLQQIEPVNGEVSVLVMCHTRELAFQIKNEYQRFSKYMPDVKTEVFYGGTDIKENEKLLANKSTHPHIIVATPGRLNALVREKKLRLGSVSRFVLDECDKMLDQIDMRRDVQEIFRATPTQKQVMMFSATLSNQTKPVCKKFMQNPLEIYVDDETKLTLHGLQQYYVKLTEDEKNRRLNDLLDTLDYNQVIIFVKNTLRANELDRLLRECSFPSVTVHSQMSQDERIKRFTAFKNFAHRICVSTDVFGRGIDVEKINLAINYDMPDSTSNKEAERQKTSGADKGSAEYKESIAQAADTYLHRVGRAGRFGTKGVAISFISSDRDQEVLNAIEARFERKVAEYPADGLVQQKDAE encoded by the exons ATGTCTGGCGAGGAGGATCTCATTGACTACTCCGATGAGGAGCTTCAGCCCACCGATGGCGCTGCGGGTGCGACTGGCGCCACTGCCGCCTCGAACGGCGATGCCAAGAAGGGAGACCTGACAGTATCTGGAGCTGGCGCCGACAAAGGCAAGGGCAGTTACGTGGGTGTCCACTCGCAAAGTTTCCGCGATTTCCTCTTGAAGCCGGAACTTCTCAAGGCCATCACAGACTGCGGTTTCGAGCATCCATCAGAGG TCCAACAAGTATGCATTCCTCAGGCCATTCTCGGGACAGATGTGCTCTGCCAGGCCAAATCTGGTCTCGGAAAGACCGCAGTGTTCGTCTTGTCGACTCTGCAGCAGATTGAGCCAGTCAACGGCGAGGTCAGCGTCCTGGTCATGTGTCACACGCGTGAATTGGCCTTTCAGATCAAGAACGAGTACCAGCGCTTCAGCAAGTACATGCCAGATGTGAAGACTGAGGTCTTTTATGGTGGTACCGACATCAAGGAGAACGAGAAGCTTCTCGCGAACAAGTCCACGCATCCACACATCATCGTCGCAACTCCAGGTCGACTGAACGCCCTAGTTCGGGAGAAGAAGTTGCGTTTGGGAAGTGTCTCAAGATTCGTGCTCGATGAGTGCGATAAGATGCTGGATCAGATTG ACATGCGCCGTGATGTCCAGGAGATCTTCCGTGCCACTCCAACACAAAAGCAGGTCATGATGTTTTCGGCAACACTGTCCAACCAGACCAAACCCGTCTGCAAGAAGTTCATGCAGAACCCACTTGAGATCTACGTCGATGACGAGACTAAGCTCACTCTGCATGGTCTTCAGCAATACTATGTCAAGCTTaccgaggacgagaagaatCGACGTCTCAATGATCTGCTTGATACCCTGGACTACAACcaagtcatcatcttcgtcaagaaCACACTCCGTGCGAACGAGCTTGACCGTCTCCTGCGCGAATGCAGCTTCCCTTCCGTCACTGTGCACTCGCAAATGTCGCAAGACGAGCG CATCAAGCGCTTCACGGCATTCAAGAACTTCGCCCATCGTATCTGTGTCAGCACTGACGTGTTCGGCCGTGGTATCGATGTTGAGAAGATCAACTTGGCCATCAACTATGACATGCCAGACTCGACCTCCAACAAGGAAGCTGAGCGTCAGAAGACCAGTGGAGCCGACAAGGGCTCAGCAGAGTACAAGGAATCCATTGCACAAGCTGCTGACACTTACCTCCACCGCGTGGGCCGTGCTGGTCGTTTCGGAACGAAGGGTGTTGCTATCAGCTTCATTAGCTCTGATCGCGACCAGGAAGTGCTCAACGCTATCGAGGCGCGATTCGAGAGGAAGGTCGCAGAGTACCCGGCTGACGGGCTCGTCCAGCAGAAGGATGCGGAATAG